From one Amia ocellicauda isolate fAmiCal2 chromosome 17, fAmiCal2.hap1, whole genome shotgun sequence genomic stretch:
- the amdhd2 gene encoding N-acetylglucosamine-6-phosphate deacetylase isoform X3 codes for MPSNRSVSEAPITQFVNCRILKDHRLQREDLWVREGKILNPEKLFFDEEGFADTQVDCQDRIIAPGFIDVQINGGYGIDFSQATDDVKGGVALVAKKILAHGVTSFCPTLVTSPAHIYHKVLPEISVHDGGIEGAGVVGVHLEGPFISLEKKGAHPEQYLRSFQNGGTRDLLDTYGHLDNVGIVTLAPELPNSREVIRELVQRGITVSLGHSVANLSQAEEAVQEGATFITHLFNAMLPFHHRDPGIVGLLTSDRVPPRRTVYYGMIADGIHTNPAALRIAHRAHPAGLVLVTDAITAMGLPPGRHTLGQQVIEIDGLNAYVAGTKTLSGSIATMDMCVRHFRQASGCTVESALEAASLHPAQLLGLSHQKGTLDYGTDADFVLLDDALNVRSTYIAGEQVWEK; via the exons ATGCCTTCCAATCGATCGGTCTCTGAGGCGCCAATCACacagtttgtaaactgcaggATCCTGAAAGACCATCGGCTGCAGAG GGAGGACCTCTGGGTGCGAGAGGGGAAGATTCTGAACCCAGAGAAGCTGTTCTTCGACGAGGAGGGGTTCGCAGACACCCAGGTGGATTGTCAGGACAGAATCATCGCCCCTGGGTTCATCGATGTTCAGATCAATG GAGGCTATGGTATCGACTTCTCCCAGGCCACCGATGATGTCAAAGGAGGGGTGGCTCTGGTGGCGAAGAAGATCCTGGCCCACGGCGTCACCTCCTTCTGTCCCACGCTAGTGACCTCACCCGCTCATATCTACCACAAG GTGCTTCCAGAGATTTCGGTTCACGATGGTGGCATTGAAGGTGCGGGGGTTGTGG GAGTTCACCTGGAGGGCCCCTTCATCAGCCTGGAGAAGAAAGGAGCGCACCCTGAACAATACTTGCGCAGTTTCCAGAACGGTGGCACCCGGGACCTGCTGGACACCTACGGCCACCTGGACAACGTCGGCATCGTGACGCTGGCCCCCGAGCTGCCCAACAGCAGGGAGGTGATCCGGGAGCTGGTCCAGAGGGGCATCACGGTGTCTCTGG GACACTCGGTGGCCAATCTGTCCCAGGCAGAGGAGGCGGTACAGGAGGGTGCGACCTTCATCACTCACCTCTTCAACGCCATGCTGCCG TTCCACCATAGGGACCCTGGCATCGTGGGGCTGCTGACGAGTGACCGCGTGCCACCCAGGCGCACCGTCTACTACGGCATGATCGCCGACGGCATCCACACCAACCCCGCCGCCCTCCGCATCGCCCACCGCGCGCACCCGGCAG GCCTGGTCCTGGTGACGGACGCCATCACCGCCATGGGACTGCCACCGGGACGCCACACCCTGGGGCAGCAGGTCATCGAGATCGACGGCCTCAACGCTTACGTCGCAG GAACCAAGACTTTGAGTGGCAGCATTGCGACGATGGACATGTGTGTCAGACACTTCCGGCAGGCCTCCG GTTGCACGGTGGAGTCTGCGCTCGAGGCCGCCTCCCTGCACCCGGCCCAGCTGCTTGGCCTGAGCCACCAGAAGGGCACTCTGGACTACGGCACTGACGCTG ATTTCGTGCTGTTGGATGACGCCCTCAATGTGCGGTCCACCTACATCGCAGGGGAGCAGGTGTGGGAGAAATGA
- the amdhd2 gene encoding N-acetylglucosamine-6-phosphate deacetylase isoform X1: MCFCRVSRTAVCLCTAAPGDPCKCNSEQVCRGFQGTMPSNRSVSEAPITQFVNCRILKDHRLQREDLWVREGKILNPEKLFFDEEGFADTQVDCQDRIIAPGFIDVQINGGYGIDFSQATDDVKGGVALVAKKILAHGVTSFCPTLVTSPAHIYHKVLPEISVHDGGIEGAGVVGVHLEGPFISLEKKGAHPEQYLRSFQNGGTRDLLDTYGHLDNVGIVTLAPELPNSREVIRELVQRGITVSLGHSVANLSQAEEAVQEGATFITHLFNAMLPFHHRDPGIVGLLTSDRVPPRRTVYYGMIADGIHTNPAALRIAHRAHPAGLVLVTDAITAMGLPPGRHTLGQQVIEIDGLNAYVAGTKTLSGSIATMDMCVRHFRQASGCTVESALEAASLHPAQLLGLSHQKGTLDYGTDADFVLLDDALNVRSTYIAGEQVWEK, encoded by the exons atgtgtTTCTGCAGAGTCAGCAGAACCGCGGTATGTCTCTGCACAGCTGCTCCAGGGGACCCTTGTAAATGCAATTCAGAG CAGGTGTGTAGAGGTTTCCAGGGAACGATGCCTTCCAATCGATCGGTCTCTGAGGCGCCAATCACacagtttgtaaactgcaggATCCTGAAAGACCATCGGCTGCAGAG GGAGGACCTCTGGGTGCGAGAGGGGAAGATTCTGAACCCAGAGAAGCTGTTCTTCGACGAGGAGGGGTTCGCAGACACCCAGGTGGATTGTCAGGACAGAATCATCGCCCCTGGGTTCATCGATGTTCAGATCAATG GAGGCTATGGTATCGACTTCTCCCAGGCCACCGATGATGTCAAAGGAGGGGTGGCTCTGGTGGCGAAGAAGATCCTGGCCCACGGCGTCACCTCCTTCTGTCCCACGCTAGTGACCTCACCCGCTCATATCTACCACAAG GTGCTTCCAGAGATTTCGGTTCACGATGGTGGCATTGAAGGTGCGGGGGTTGTGG GAGTTCACCTGGAGGGCCCCTTCATCAGCCTGGAGAAGAAAGGAGCGCACCCTGAACAATACTTGCGCAGTTTCCAGAACGGTGGCACCCGGGACCTGCTGGACACCTACGGCCACCTGGACAACGTCGGCATCGTGACGCTGGCCCCCGAGCTGCCCAACAGCAGGGAGGTGATCCGGGAGCTGGTCCAGAGGGGCATCACGGTGTCTCTGG GACACTCGGTGGCCAATCTGTCCCAGGCAGAGGAGGCGGTACAGGAGGGTGCGACCTTCATCACTCACCTCTTCAACGCCATGCTGCCG TTCCACCATAGGGACCCTGGCATCGTGGGGCTGCTGACGAGTGACCGCGTGCCACCCAGGCGCACCGTCTACTACGGCATGATCGCCGACGGCATCCACACCAACCCCGCCGCCCTCCGCATCGCCCACCGCGCGCACCCGGCAG GCCTGGTCCTGGTGACGGACGCCATCACCGCCATGGGACTGCCACCGGGACGCCACACCCTGGGGCAGCAGGTCATCGAGATCGACGGCCTCAACGCTTACGTCGCAG GAACCAAGACTTTGAGTGGCAGCATTGCGACGATGGACATGTGTGTCAGACACTTCCGGCAGGCCTCCG GTTGCACGGTGGAGTCTGCGCTCGAGGCCGCCTCCCTGCACCCGGCCCAGCTGCTTGGCCTGAGCCACCAGAAGGGCACTCTGGACTACGGCACTGACGCTG ATTTCGTGCTGTTGGATGACGCCCTCAATGTGCGGTCCACCTACATCGCAGGGGAGCAGGTGTGGGAGAAATGA
- the amdhd2 gene encoding N-acetylglucosamine-6-phosphate deacetylase isoform X2 produces MCFCRVSRTAVCLCTAAPGDPCKCNSEVCRGFQGTMPSNRSVSEAPITQFVNCRILKDHRLQREDLWVREGKILNPEKLFFDEEGFADTQVDCQDRIIAPGFIDVQINGGYGIDFSQATDDVKGGVALVAKKILAHGVTSFCPTLVTSPAHIYHKVLPEISVHDGGIEGAGVVGVHLEGPFISLEKKGAHPEQYLRSFQNGGTRDLLDTYGHLDNVGIVTLAPELPNSREVIRELVQRGITVSLGHSVANLSQAEEAVQEGATFITHLFNAMLPFHHRDPGIVGLLTSDRVPPRRTVYYGMIADGIHTNPAALRIAHRAHPAGLVLVTDAITAMGLPPGRHTLGQQVIEIDGLNAYVAGTKTLSGSIATMDMCVRHFRQASGCTVESALEAASLHPAQLLGLSHQKGTLDYGTDADFVLLDDALNVRSTYIAGEQVWEK; encoded by the exons atgtgtTTCTGCAGAGTCAGCAGAACCGCGGTATGTCTCTGCACAGCTGCTCCAGGGGACCCTTGTAAATGCAATTCAGAG GTGTGTAGAGGTTTCCAGGGAACGATGCCTTCCAATCGATCGGTCTCTGAGGCGCCAATCACacagtttgtaaactgcaggATCCTGAAAGACCATCGGCTGCAGAG GGAGGACCTCTGGGTGCGAGAGGGGAAGATTCTGAACCCAGAGAAGCTGTTCTTCGACGAGGAGGGGTTCGCAGACACCCAGGTGGATTGTCAGGACAGAATCATCGCCCCTGGGTTCATCGATGTTCAGATCAATG GAGGCTATGGTATCGACTTCTCCCAGGCCACCGATGATGTCAAAGGAGGGGTGGCTCTGGTGGCGAAGAAGATCCTGGCCCACGGCGTCACCTCCTTCTGTCCCACGCTAGTGACCTCACCCGCTCATATCTACCACAAG GTGCTTCCAGAGATTTCGGTTCACGATGGTGGCATTGAAGGTGCGGGGGTTGTGG GAGTTCACCTGGAGGGCCCCTTCATCAGCCTGGAGAAGAAAGGAGCGCACCCTGAACAATACTTGCGCAGTTTCCAGAACGGTGGCACCCGGGACCTGCTGGACACCTACGGCCACCTGGACAACGTCGGCATCGTGACGCTGGCCCCCGAGCTGCCCAACAGCAGGGAGGTGATCCGGGAGCTGGTCCAGAGGGGCATCACGGTGTCTCTGG GACACTCGGTGGCCAATCTGTCCCAGGCAGAGGAGGCGGTACAGGAGGGTGCGACCTTCATCACTCACCTCTTCAACGCCATGCTGCCG TTCCACCATAGGGACCCTGGCATCGTGGGGCTGCTGACGAGTGACCGCGTGCCACCCAGGCGCACCGTCTACTACGGCATGATCGCCGACGGCATCCACACCAACCCCGCCGCCCTCCGCATCGCCCACCGCGCGCACCCGGCAG GCCTGGTCCTGGTGACGGACGCCATCACCGCCATGGGACTGCCACCGGGACGCCACACCCTGGGGCAGCAGGTCATCGAGATCGACGGCCTCAACGCTTACGTCGCAG GAACCAAGACTTTGAGTGGCAGCATTGCGACGATGGACATGTGTGTCAGACACTTCCGGCAGGCCTCCG GTTGCACGGTGGAGTCTGCGCTCGAGGCCGCCTCCCTGCACCCGGCCCAGCTGCTTGGCCTGAGCCACCAGAAGGGCACTCTGGACTACGGCACTGACGCTG ATTTCGTGCTGTTGGATGACGCCCTCAATGTGCGGTCCACCTACATCGCAGGGGAGCAGGTGTGGGAGAAATGA